GAAAACCACATCAACTCATGGCATGCAAATTTCCTCTCCAAAGAAGGAAGAACGACTCTTATTCAAAGCAATCTGGAGCCTCCTTAGCTTACTTATGCTCGTCTTTTCTTCTCTCAAGGAAAACTTGTATCCATTTGGATAGTATCCATCACAACTTGTTTTGGAACCAATCCCATGATAGTAAATCAGTTCCACTTATAGCTTGGAATAAAAATTTCAACCGAAAAATCAAGGGGATCTTGGGCTAAGAAGGACCTACCCAATGAATAGAGCCTTCATTTCTAAACTAGGGTGGAATATTTTGACAAATAACTCAAATTCATGGGCCTCTCAAATGCGAAAAAATACATTGATAGCAATAGCTCCTTCTTTTCGGTAAAATGCAAACAAAGAGATTCACGTATATGGCGCTACATCCTAAGTCAGAGAGAAATAATGTGGAAAGGATTTCGGTGAAAACTAGGGAATGACAACCTAATCAACTTCTGGTTGGACAACTGGGTTGGTCAAGATTCACTAGTGGAATTGACAGGAATAGACTAGAGCTAGCTCTTTAAACACAAATGAAACAGTTGCAGACGTTATCACCGATTCCAAGAGTTGGAATCTAGACAAATTAGCGGCTCTGCTACCCCAGTCAATAGTCTTAAAAATTAAAGGCATCCCTATCCCCTTACATGATACTACTGACGCCCTATCTGGGGTTGCACGAACTCTTGGGACTTCTCAGTGAAATCGGCCACCTGGTCGGCCCATGACCTTCCTCTAATGCAGCCAAATAGAATTagatggatttgaaatttggataTCCCTCCCAAATAAAAAATCTGTGTCTGGAAAATTTGCCACTATAGCATCCCGACAAGAGAAATTCTCTTCACTAGGAATATTCTCCCTTCAAATCTATGTCCAAGATGTACCTTGCATAGTGAATCTATTAACATATGTTCTTATCTTGTGAAAACTCTAAGGCAAGTCTGGACTCATAGACAAACCAAAAAATTGTTAGATTCACAATCCCTTTGGatgatttttttgtaactttggACTAGCTACCTCAGGCGTTTCCAAATTTTCCTTCAAAAATTCATTTTTCTGTGTTGGGCAATTTGAAAAGAGAGAAACGACTGTGTCTTCTCCAACACTACAGTCCCAACTTGTCCTTGCTACTTCAAAGCCTTTAATGCTTACAAAAAATAAGAGTTGAGACTCCTCTTGGACTCACATCTACTTAGAGGTACCCCTCTTTCTTCAAACAAATCCTCCTCCACCCCTCCAATCACCTCCCCCTCCCCCAAATCATGGTGAGGTGGTTTCCTCCCCCTCCGAacgcgtttaaactcaatggtTCGTGCAAATCTCCCTCAGCAGCAGCAAGAATCATCATCAGAGACAACAACGACAATACGATTTCAGCAGCTTCCTTCAATTTAGGCAACACTCGGATTTTTATGGTGCATGGCAATGGCACTTCATAAGGTATCCAGGAAGCTATTCGCCTCAACATCAAAGATCTTTCATTGAAGGTGATAACCTTCTAGTTATCAATGAAGTTAAAGGAATTTGAAAAACCCCCCTGAAAGCTTCAAAATATAGTAAATGACATCAAGATCCTACTCCATCAGTTACAGAGTGTCCAAATTCAGCACGTCAGGGAAGCAAATAGAACAATAGATTGGAAATCAAATGTTGGTCATTTCATCAGATCCTATGTATATTAATCCTTGTAGTAGCCCATAGTTAGAGTCGATTGTAAACAGTGACTACTTAGGAGTTACTCTCGTACGGAGAGGCTACTAAATTTTTCTCCTTATcttaaaagaaaatatatataatctgtattaatttatttaaagtAAAATTCATTGTGTTTTTTTGTTTCTGTTTTTTTTACCGATTTACTCGGTATCACAAAAAATTAtgttattttctttgttttccatTTGGTTTCCTGTCATAAATAGTTATACACACGACTAAAATGACCACAAACACACGAATGAAGGCAAGGACAAGAAAAACTTGCCTCTTTAAAATAGCATGCATGATAGTGTCATCAAAGCAAGGAAGAGATGGATAAAGATGCATGAAAGTAATATGCTAGTATAATGCTTTGGTCTATATATTCTTGTAGCTGTACTTTAATTTGTACTTGTAGCTTTCTTCATGTTGATTCTCCACAAAAGCTTAGCTTGTGAGATTGAGCTAGTGGAGTAGTGGTATCGCTTTCCACCTCATATTCCTGTGGTTAGGGATCAAGTTTCATGGAACTTATTTGAGGGTTCACCCTTATCTCCCCCATCAGGTGGTTCCTCTTCATCTTATCTTTAAAAAAAGTTATAGCTTGTTACTTGTAGGATAAGCTTCGTTTGACTTCCTACATCATTTTCCATACTTAATGGAGTATTCCATCCGTCTCAAAATGCTCTTTACGTTTAATATTTTACACGCGATTTTAACGACTAATtgatgtgcattgagattcctctattttttttttttatttaaacaagacaaattacgtttatttataatgttttcacttttataaaaaaatcttTCATTTGAAAAATGGAAAAGATTTATTGTCTCAATGAAAaggtgtgagagattaaatacccaataaatttaattagttaaaataatccttgacacaaattttgatagaatattaaaacatttatgtgacaaaatataaaaggaaatataaaatatattttgggACAGGGAGAGTGGTCCGTTATGATTGAGAAAATACAATTTTAACACAATAACACAAATAAGTCTCGTATTCCTAAACCCACAGCAGGGATAACAATGTTTTTTGGGTTATTATAAATACCCAAGGCCCAATATTTTTTAACCATGCGGCCCAATCTAAAGAGGATGCTGCCTAAAAAGGTGCAAGGTTTTGGCTAAGAAGGATTTAATAATTTCATTTGATTTCCTCAACAATCAATCCAAAACCCCAATTATGAATTTGTGAATACTACATCTAACAGAAGTATCAATGTCGTATGATATTCTGCTGTTTATCAAAGGTTTCAATCCGTATGATGGAGATGTCCTTTATGTTTTCTCATTTGACCATGGCCGTGATCACCAGCACTGAAACTCTGCGTTTAGTCTCAACATTAGCTGATTTCATCAAGGCCATGGCCACTACCGACATCTTGTTTTTGATATTGTTTACTTATGACCCACCTTCATGCCCAACACCTATCGCCATTCGCCAACATGGGTTAAGATAGTACTCTGTAATTACTACTCCATAACTAAATATTAATTCAGTAATACAGTCCAAATAGTCTGatttgtttgttcaattcgACGCAACTCCATTTAGCACAAttttaatactccgtacttaCAGTGTTAAAACTAATTTGCATCTTCTATAGCTAGTACTACTTTGTCTCTTACTCCACTAGTCCACTTCTCTTTTGTTTAAGATTGTTAGAAATATATTACGAGCTGAAAATCAGGACCGTCATTATCATTGTCCTTAACTTAACATTAGCTCCCACTAATTCTGGCTATTGGTTGCCTGCTGAGTTACTTTTCAGATTTTCCTAAACTGAGATGAATTGAAATAATCTCACAATTATCTCATGTGCGAAATAACTCCTCCAACTCTCCAAGGTGATATATACTTCGATCTTCAATTTCAGCAACACAGATGGTTTATAAAAAGATCGGCTAACAACGTACTAATTGTGAGACTTTATGTCATGTTAATTACTCCTTACCTCATAGGGCTCTTATCCACGATTCTGATAGGAAACTAACTGATTTAGCAATATAATCAAAAAGTAATAACAAGATGATTGTTGCCTTATTGAGTTATTGCCTTTCTTCTCCATATTAGAAGATTCGGCGCAGACAATAACAAAAAGCAAAACGTAACGTTTCCGCGTCCACTTTCCTACATCATTAactattttttatataaaaaaaatctagtCTGCATTAATAACAACAACAGCACTCTAACAACTGTAATAATAGACAGAGTACACAATATCTTAACAAAAAGTTTTAGACTTTTAGCACAACGGAAATATAATGAGTAAGACAACAAGCAACGGAGTAAAGGAATCCTAGATTAATGGATCTCCGCTTTGACCGACCCTTTTTCTATTGCACCTTAACCGGAAAACTCATTATACCTTCAACAATTTTATAACCAGTAAACCAGCAGAGATTAGCACTAATTGAATCGCACATTTTAGAAAATACACTAAAAGTTGCAATTCTTATGATCAACTAAACAACATTTTGTGCTCGTATATAAAACCAAACCTCGAATTTATTCATACAAATACATAAATCGGaggttaattttgaaaattaaacaaAGAGAAATAATTGGTATTACTAGTATATGTATAAGCTAGGCAGCTAGCGTTGGTGTTATGACTTATGACAATGTAAATACACAGAGATTCAATTCAGTAGTTTACAAACAATACCCAttaacaaaatttataattaaacGCAACCAGGGAATcaaataacaaattaaaaatctaaGAAATTACCCTCAAAAAATGCAATAGTTTATTGCAAAATCTGTAATACTAATAACTCATCTAaactctttttttgtttttttttaattttaattgttgaAGGCATCACACCTGCGCCTAATCTCGCCATGTCGCCCAGTTTTAACACCAACAAGACTCAATTTCTCCATTGCTTTCGCAAAATCACTGAAAAACGCATTCTGATCACGGGCATATAATTCAACAAATGGTTTCGTTCTCGGGTCGGTATACAAGACCCGATCCGAAGCCAAGATTCCCCAACCTTTTGGCAAGTTTTGGAAGTAAACATTGTCGAATTTATTGGGTGTCATAATATCATTGAACACGGATAGGCTTGGATCTTTTTGATACCCGCTACATGCTTTCTCCAACCCTTGAGCTAGCCTCGGGTTGTAAGTCGGGTCATACTGCTGGGTCGAGCTGTAGTTGTAGATCCCGGATGCGAATTCGGAGCAGTGGGAGAATCCGATTGTGTGACCCCCACTTAGGGCGACCATTTCCCGGATAGTGAACTTCTGTCGGGCGAAGATCTCGATCATTTCGTCAAGCGTCATCTTTGGTTTGGGTAATGTAGTGGGAGTTACTAATGTAGATTTCGAGACGAGGCCATCTTTGCGACCGAGGAGGAGGGAGTAGTAAGGGCCGCCGACGAATTTCACGAGGTTGCGGGTGGCCACGGCGAGGATGTCGGTGCAAGAGACGACTCCCGGGCAGGCTAACTCAAGTGCGGCTTTAGCACGGACGACTACATCGAAGCCGTCCCCCGGGAGGGAGAGGTTGATTTCGGCGTCGCGTTCGGCGGTGTTGAAAGGGGTGGAGGTAATGAGGGTGGATGAGTCGCAGCCTGTGACGAAGCAGTCGTGGAAGAAGAGGCGGAGGGCGGCGCCGGCTGTGGTGGGGTGGTTGATTTGTTTTGTGGTGGTGGTTTGTTCCATGATTTCGTCGAATTTGGGGCAGGACTTGGAGTAGTAGGTGGCGGAGAGGCGGGATTCGGAGGTGGGGAATGTGACGAGGAGAGTAATGAGGAGGAAGATGAGGTGGGTGGTGGCCGCCATGGTGTGGTGATTTGAGATAGCTACCACCTCTGAGATGGTGTTGTGTTGAgggaggaaagagaaagagtAGAATGGGGTTGAGTGGAGAAGGAAGGGGAAAGGAGGAGGGGATGGGGTTTTAAGTAGAGAGAGAGTGGGGGATGATAAAatgtggaggagagagaatggtgAAGATGAGGGAGAGTAACTCAGTAAGGATGATTAGGGGAATGAAACATGAGATTTTGACTACAAGAATTTACTATGAACGATTTAAAACATTGTGATCAGTGGAGTTTTAAGTGTGGGTCCGGGTAAGGATATTTGGAGAAAAAGGTTTTTGCCAATGTTTGGAGAAAGAAGTGGTATAGCGGTCATTTGTTTATATTAGCTGATTTGACTATCCGGTTAATTAGTTATTTGTTTAAAATTGTTTGGCAAATTAATTGTTACCTATTTAATATGAAAAATGATCATTAAAGACAATGATATACTTTGTTCTTcgataatttgtttttttttttttttttttttggtgcgaatgagccactaAGGGCGGGAGATGAGAGtcgatcccaggatcacctggaaccgggatagaatgtaacgccccgacctctaattcaataattaaagcataattagcagcggaattaacctaattggtcaggGCATTACcagccgtaacttccttttcggaaattacaaggcaaccatcaatcataagcctttaaatactccaaaatatatatataatcctttatattatcaaaataaaagtgCATAACCTactaaagtctttaattaaaattattaaaactattagaaccgtaaacataaactaggtggataatattaaaggaaactcctcgccactactcgtgtccatcatcccccgcagtacctaaaacggaaaacaaaacggtgagccgaagactcagtaacgaactattctagcagcgtaaattcatttcaattcattttatttaataacacagggagaatagaataagtaaaacatttaataaaacatcatattcacttcattcataaactttgcaatttaacatgctagttgtcggcaagtacgaaccgtgaaggaattctccactgggcctgggccctgagcctgggctcatcgtaacatggggcctgggccctgagcctgggctcataaaccatgggagcctgggctcgtaatccatgggtggacaggtgtccgtggtgcatgcatgaccgatagataggaagatggtagtttatataccgccagacaaaccaggtctttcactttcatttatcatgttgtatgtaattttaccaagccttggcttgtatttcaattcgaaataacataactctttcatatcataacgtcataatttcataatacatttataagggaattgcgggtactagcaatagccgttacctcacttccgcgatttgctaagggttttcgttggttcgttcgtcctgagctccgagtccaatttctttaaaaatattaaataattgaattagtaccaaattgataaataatttaacttaataattttgaaactttataattaaccaattttctaataataatgttaatatatatatatatatatatatatatatatatatatatatatatatatatataatttcatagttttaaagaaaatataataaaacgccaattttagtgaagaatataattaattgaaatttcaatcgaaaaatgtatatattttccttaatcaatttacacgaaaatcttatttaaattttgtccttgataaatccatttagtaacttattttagttaaatcgataatataatttaaaatcaatattttataaaatcataaattttatacgtaatgaattttataaataacgagttttaatataaataacgaatttttaattaaaattatactttcgaaatttaacgaaaatgttattattaatcgaattttcaatcgaaatacatatatatttgataaataaatttccatgtaattaatatttaaattccatttgaataaataaaactTGAATCTTTACTCTCATAAAATTGGttataaaatatgaaaataataaataatttattagtaattaattagattataaaagatatttattaaaacgtaaatattatagaaattctgaaaataataaacaatttttattagtaactatatattttgtaaaaattattaaaccataagtattgacaaattaaaaatctgaaaattcagattTAGCCTTACCAAAGGCCCAAATGGAATTGTGGCCCAATTGTATGGGGgtttgaggagaataaaaacAAAGCCTTATAATCTGATTTatggttttgggttttggttgAGGCAAGAGCCGCACGACAGGGGAAGGGGAAATGAAGGAAGCAGGGGAGGAGGGAGCACGGTACAGGGAAGGAGGGGAAGGGAGGTGGCTGGCTGGGCGACGTGGTCTGACGCGACCGTGATGGCGGTGGTTTGCGGCGGTGGTACAAGCGAGAGAAGGAGGGAGTGCGAAAATGAAGGGGTAGCAGGGGAGGGGTTGTGAGGGAGAGTTCTGGCGATTTTGGGCGGAGCACCGGGGGTTTGTGTGGCGGCGGAGGTTGGTGTGTGGGTTGGTGATGGTGGGCGGTGGTGGAGTGCGATGGGGGTGATGCTGCGAGTTGGAGAAAGGAGCAGGAACAGGGGAGGGGGCAGGGGTGTCGTGAGAGGAGGGGAGGGAGCAGGGGAGTTTGGTGGGGGGTGCTGCGGTGGCGGGTGGTGTTGCGATTGGTGGTGATAACGGTGGTGTACGGTGGttattggtggtggtggttcgagcAATTGGAGGAACAAGGAgggatgatttttttttctcagTTTCGTGAATTGATTTTGGTAATGAAATTTATCAGAATTTGAATGGAATTTG
This sequence is a window from Spinacia oleracea cultivar Varoflay chromosome 1, BTI_SOV_V1, whole genome shotgun sequence. Protein-coding genes within it:
- the LOC110798478 gene encoding peroxidase 31: MAATTHLIFLLITLLVTFPTSESRLSATYYSKSCPKFDEIMEQTTTTKQINHPTTAGAALRLFFHDCFVTGCDSSTLITSTPFNTAERDAEINLSLPGDGFDVVVRAKAALELACPGVVSCTDILAVATRNLVKFVGGPYYSLLLGRKDGLVSKSTLVTPTTLPKPKMTLDEMIEIFARQKFTIREMVALSGGHTIGFSHCSEFASGIYNYSSTQQYDPTYNPRLAQGLEKACSGYQKDPSLSVFNDIMTPNKFDNVYFQNLPKGWGILASDRVLYTDPRTKPFVELYARDQNAFFSDFAKAMEKLSLVGVKTGRHGEIRRRCDAFNN